The sequence below is a genomic window from Harmonia axyridis chromosome 1, icHarAxyr1.1, whole genome shotgun sequence.
ATGATCTCCATTTGCCTCCCTTTCAAATTAGGAAGGAAAATTCTGTTGAGGTACCCAGCATTTTTCAGTGCTGGAGTTTTTGGTAGCAGAGAACCTTCCGCAGAAATGTGTGAGAATTCTTACTTCAGACTAACCTTCGTAGCCAAAggatggaaaaataaaattattggacCTCATGAGAAACTCAATGAAATGCCGAACCATGGTATGATACTTCAAATTAAGGGAAACAACCCGGGATATAGAGTTTCTGCCCTCTGTTTGATTTTATCCGGATTTTTATTGTCAACACAGTCTAACAAACTACCTGGTAAACCAGGTGTCTACACTCCAGGCATAGCTTTTAGAGACACCACTATTGTAAAGGATCTTGACGATCATGGATTATCTTTTAATGTCCTCAACGAATTTGCCATTACCTCTTAGTATATTCCtattggtttttttttgttacaaattATAGTGAtcaattcaagttgaaagttTTTCAAGTGAAATTCTCAAGACGAGGTGAATAatgttaatgaaaaaaattatagataatGTAAAATTTAGATAATATTTTGTGAGCTTTTATACATAGGTACTACTTAAGTACATACTACTTTTGTAAAACCTACCTGCTTTTAAGGTGGGTAGGTATTGTTATGGTTTTTCCATGATCAaaagtgaaatgaaaaaagCCTATTGATtgatgttcaaaattttttcactagaATCTACCCTGCcatattttccaaaattcgaaagaaataataaaatgattaaTAATAAAGATACAATGCATTTTGCAAAATCCCAAACCTGAAAGGTTTccgacttgtatttttgccggggcggcagaaAACGGTGAAGCGGTCTCTGGACCCCGTTTATCCAATGCCACAAATCATAAAACAAAGACATAATATAATTTACTTCACAACAAATAGAGGGTCATTGTACCtctatttattttattgctCTGAGCAATTTTACTGATATGGCAATAATTTTGCATTCttcaaacttgaaaaattttattggctAGTCATAGTCAACACTCTGCTACTCTCACAAATTCTAAGAGTGATATATAATTTTCCTCTCAAAAATTTATCAGTCACCAAATACCTATAGTATTGTATAAATATTGTAATCTCATTCTTTTTGCAATGCCTATAGATATACGCATATCATATGTGACAAGGAAACGGAAACCTTCGAATTTCCATCTTCATCCACATGAAAATCTAGAAAAACGATAGTACCCGCACACTTCTGATTCGAGGGAGAAGAACTTGTCTGCTTAGCATCTTCAGACGTTTATTTTTGACCAATATATCACGCGATATATCCAGAATACTACTTTACTCTTTGAAAGAAAAAGGTTTTGAATTTTAAAGCTAATAATTCATGTTAGCCCACAGATTAAATTATTAGGAGTTACAATtgacaaacatctgaattgggAAATACACTGTGTGCCTCCCTCATAATAATATAAGTTGATATGGATTGTTTGAAAGCTATTTACTTTTCGAACTTCCAGTCTTTGCTCTcgtatggaataattttttggcgAGGTAGTCCTCAGGCTAGACGAGTGTTTAAAGCACAGAAACTGGGCTATAAGATCAATGAATCAGATGGCATATAGATCATCATGTAGGaatatttaaaacaaaaattcaataaaatgacCACAATAGGTTTATATGTAATCAGAATGTTGTTATTTTTTCGTAAAAATAGATAGCTTTGAGATCTATAATTATCTTCGTAGAAGAATAAGAGATATTTCTGATTTTACTTTGTTCAAGAAAACTGTATcttcaattttaaattgattgtgaaccatattcgatatcagaatttgaaatgaattgtaaaaataaaatttagaatGTTTTTTATAGGTAAAACATCTTCTTTTGTTGGGTTATTAAGTTGATTTTTTTCCCTTATTGCGAtctgttttcattttgttatttatagcaattttgagaataaataTCCATCTAATGATTGCAGTGATTTCTTGGAGGGGGATAATAAACCAGAATAATATCCTATGTTCCCAATAAACATATATTCAAAAGATTACggttaaaaatattaaatgcaataaaaatatatacTGGTTAAATAGTAATCCATGTTTCAGGtatatataataaatacaaagactatattttgaaaaaattttcatcaacGAGTATAAAAATAAgtacttttcatttcacattaGTAACATTAATTTTGATGTCCTGGTTGCGAAGTTAAATCTAGATAGTTTGATGAGCACACAATCATTGTTATTCAGCTTGGAATTGTCTGTAATCTTCAATACATTCACTAACAATCAGGATATCAAAATCATATTCAGTACAATTCTCCTTTTCAGACTTTTAACAAATAGAAACTTCAGCCCATCCATAAGGAAACATTTAAATACTGAATGCATAAAGCTTTCAAGATAAATGAAGTTTAAATGATATCAAATAAGAAaaccaaatacaaaattacaaccaaacaaataataataaaagttcaCAGAAAAAACAAAGTCAAATATTCTATAGTTTTCAGATAGAATAACAAACAATATCTAATTTTACCATTATAAAATAGAAAGATGGTCATCTACAATATTTCAATTGGTACATAAGAACAGACAAAAGCATAAGCAAGACAAAAGCTAAGCCATTATGCCTTTAGAAGtgtgatgaatttgttttttccTAAAAACTTGTTTTGAGAGATAAACACCAaacttttaaaataaatattaacaaACTGAAAATATCTCTAACACCtactaaaataaaaacaaatattgcAACTGATAAGGTGAAATCATGATAACAATTCTACTCATTGATATCATATTCTTTAATAACTTTGAAGGTAACTCCATTCTCATCGAGTTGTTCAATGAGTGATGTTTCAGAGAAGGTGGCCCCTGGAGAATACACACCACCAGCTTTTGGAAGATTAGAGGGTTCAGTGAGTATAACAATTCCAGCCAAAACCAAACAGATACAGGTTGATCCATAACCAGGGTTCTTTCCTCTAACTTCTGCAAGAATACCCTTGTTTGGAGGATTTTTATATTGATCTTCAGGTCCTGCCAATTTTTCTTTCCAGCCCTTTCCAACCAAAGATATTTTGAACCAAGATTTCTCAATTACTTCTTCTGATGGTTCTTTGGTGTCAAATGCACCGCCAGAAAATAAACTTGGGTACTTCAGTAACAAGTTTCTGCCAAATTGAAATTTCGAAAGGAGAGCGAATATTATTCCAAACACTCCTAATATCATCAACTGCCAAAAAGTAGCTACCAGGAAATAAGTTTGAACCTGCACGGGACGCtgtttcttttcttcatataaatAGCGCTGAGTTCTTATCATTACGGATCGATCAGAACCTGAAAGAAACAGAAAATTATAACTTTTTAATTCTGTAACaatatcaatatttcaattctCGTTGGAAAAAGCAATTTTTGCGAGAATTTCTTGAAAACAATTCATAATTACCTGGAAAAACAACTGCCCACTCATCATCAATGGGAGCTTTGAATGGTAATTTGTTGGTTGCTAGACGAGGTTCTAGCTTGGGCAActttttagaaaataatttacTCCTTAGAGGTCTCAACTGGTCCGCTGTTGCCACTCCATAAACTGCTGATTCCCATGTACCATAATTTATAGCAGGCCCCGTCAGTGATGGATCCTCAGTACCAGTTTTCAGGAACGTTTCAACAGAGTTTAAGGTGCCTTCAAATTTCTTCTGTAGAAAGATCAAGCCCAAATCGCAAGGGATACTATCAAGACCACAAGCACTGACAATGTAAATACCCTTTTCTTTAGCCTTCTCATTATACTCGAGCTgcattttttccataaacattGGCTCTCCACTAACATCAACGTGGTGAGTACCAGCTTCTACACAAGCTTTAACAACAGTTTCTCCCATAAATCTGTAAGGGCCGCAACAGTTGATAATAAGTCTAGCCCTTGAGGCCATATTTTGAATCGTTTGAGGATCTGAGAGATCCGCAAGGATAATAGGGACCTTAGCAATACTTGCATCTTCAGTTTCTTTCTCCAAATCAGTTAATATTGCGCGTATTCTAGACTCATTTCTTCCAGCAACGCCCCAGGTCAAATGCCGACCTCTAGCAGAAGAAAATTTGTGTACATACTTTAAAGCGTGTTTTCCAGTGAATCCTGTTACACCAAATAGTataatatccaatttttctgCCATCATAGAATACTTAAGAAGGTAATTATTGCTTTATCACTTAGCGGTTACCGGTTACACGTAGTATTTGAAGATAAAATTTCAAGGGTAATGTACTATAAACTTTGGATTATTGCGGAACGTTTATAGATAGATATTTACGTGAGCAATTCATGACACCATTGACACCTGTCAGAAAACTCTCAGATTACTGAAATATAAGTTACAGGTTCCTCTTAGTAGTCTTAAttcatatttccaaaaaaaaaaagaatgtcaTGTGTTATATAACTGTACAATGTACAGAATGAGTGTTACGTAGTATTTAAATGAGATTTAGCTACAACCTCATTCAATTATGCTTTATTCGAGGAGTTTGTGATTTATTTATGTTCTTCCGAAAGAAGATTTCTCTTTCTACTGATAGTTTTGTTCAATAGATGGCAGCTTAAAAGAATATTGTCACTCCACGCCTGAATATGTCATATTTGAGTTTAAGATAACATGTAAACAGAAAAATTGGTTGTTGTCAGAATCATGTTTAAAAACACTTTCCAAAGTGGTTTTTTGTCTATTTTGTATAGCATAGGTAGCAAACCTCTTCAAATATGGGACAAAAAGGTAAAAAATGGACATATCAAAAGAATAACCGACGAAGAAATCCAATCGCTTGTCTTGGAAATAGTCGGTTGTAACGTGAGCACAACGTATATAACTTGTCCTGCCTGTCCAAAAAAGACCTTAGGAATCAAACTGCCATATCTGGTTatgattgttaaaaatttgaagAAGTATTTCACGTTCGAAGTGCAGGTGAGAAAGCATGTCgttaatgtttattgatcaaaCAGAATAATTGGTTGATTAGATGTATTGATCTTcatatattaaatatttatgTTTCATAAGATTCTGGATGATAAGAATGTGAGACGGAGGTTCAGAGCTAGTAACTATCAGTCAACAACTAGGGTGAAACCTTTCATATGTACGATGCCTATGAGATTAGACGATGGGTggaatcaaattcaattcaatgtaGCAGACTTCACAAGACGTGCTTATGGTACAACATATGTAGAAACATTACGAGTGCAGGTTCATGCTAGCTGTAGAATAAGGAGGGTTTACTTTTCTGATAGGTAAGATATTTATAAGTGGCatcttctaataatttcaaacaatgttAATCATCGTTCTCAATATTGATAAAGATAACAAGATTTTCCACAGCCAAACTAATTGTTATTCTCTTTAAGGTTATACAGTGAAGATGAACTACCAGCTGAGTTCAAACTCTTCCTTCCAATACAGAGCAAAACTAAGCAAGTAGCTGCGCAGCACTGAGGAAATAAATACACATCGTCAGATATTTTTGTGATAATGagtttttttgtttaagatgaTTCGAGAATGTTTTGTATTGTATTATGTGGATTAAAAGTGAAGTGCTTTATCAGTTTTTTCATTGTATAAGCAAACTGTTTTTTATATAGTTTCACTTAGTCACAATTTTGGTAAAGAAATAGCATtcaaagtttcaattttctttacGTGCATATTTATGGATTCTAATATATTAGTTTCCATTTGTTGTAATTTTGTGATTCATTTTACTATAAGTTATCAAATAACTTACTTTTAATTCACTTTTATTTTAAAGTGTTAAATAGTACACCATTACCATAAATACCATAAATCATAGTTGTTCTAAGAACTTTTGTATCACTTGCACTGtatgtattttcaaaaattcctcATCAGGCAACAACTTTTATATTGATCCCATAATATTCTCtaatcaaaaacaatatgatattttgatgcaaataacACTGATTCTTCattaggaaattttttttttatacattgaTTTAGGTTTGTTATGCGTTCAATGGGATACATTGTTCTTTTTAGGATAATTTGTAAAATATATTGGATGCTGCAAACAAGATTTCGAGAGTGTACTTTTAAAAGATACTTCCTTCAGAAATACTGATAACCATGTTCATTCTATAGTTTCAAagattcagaaatatctttaaaACTAACCATACCAGAAAGAACACATACCCTCTTTgtatat
It includes:
- the LOC123671141 gene encoding saccharopine dehydrogenase-like oxidoreductase — encoded protein: MMAEKLDIILFGVTGFTGKHALKYVHKFSSARGRHLTWGVAGRNESRIRAILTDLEKETEDASIAKVPIILADLSDPQTIQNMASRARLIINCCGPYRFMGETVVKACVEAGTHHVDVSGEPMFMEKMQLEYNEKAKEKGIYIVSACGLDSIPCDLGLIFLQKKFEGTLNSVETFLKTGTEDPSLTGPAINYGTWESAVYGVATADQLRPLRSKLFSKKLPKLEPRLATNKLPFKAPIDDEWAVVFPGSDRSVMIRTQRYLYEEKKQRPVQVQTYFLVATFWQLMILGVFGIIFALLSKFQFGRNLLLKYPSLFSGGAFDTKEPSEEVIEKSWFKISLVGKGWKEKLAGPEDQYKNPPNKGILAEVRGKNPGYGSTCICLVLAGIVILTEPSNLPKAGGVYSPGATFSETSLIEQLDENGVTFKVIKEYDINE
- the LOC123671142 gene encoding cilia- and flagella-associated protein 20; this encodes MFKNTFQSGFLSILYSIGSKPLQIWDKKVKNGHIKRITDEEIQSLVLEIVGCNVSTTYITCPACPKKTLGIKLPYLVMIVKNLKKYFTFEVQILDDKNVRRRFRASNYQSTTRVKPFICTMPMRLDDGWNQIQFNVADFTRRAYGTTYVETLRVQVHASCRIRRVYFSDRLYSEDELPAEFKLFLPIQSKTKQVAAQH